In Acidobacteriota bacterium, the sequence CGTATCCGCGACACAGAACAGATTGCCTTCCCCAGGCCAGACGAACATCAAAATCAAACGGCCATCGCACAAAAGCGCGTCGATTGCGCTTGCGCCTCTCGAGGTCAGGCGTAGTTTTGGTTTTGCGGCGATCGCTCATGTGGGGAACAGCTCGCGAGTCGAACAAATGATAATCGAGAAGAAGCGGATTCACATCCGGCAACTTCTGCACGGCTACGTTGGAAGAATTACGCGGATTGATTCAGTTGCCGCGGGTTTGCTGGATGATCTGCTCCATGTGGTCGAGATATTGCTCCAAAGCCTTGCGCCCTGCTGAGGTAATCCGGTACTCGGTGCGCGGCACACGGCCTGCAAAACTCTTGGTGCAGACTACGTAGTTGGCGTCCTCCAGCTTGCGAGCATGGACGCTCAGATTGCCGTCGGTAGCATCCAACAGCCGCTTCAGCTCCGAAAAGGTAAGCGCCTCTCGAACAGCAAGAGCGCTGATGATCCCAAGGCGCATGCGCTCATGAATGACGGGATCGAGCTCGGACGCGGATGCCTCTTTATGAGGCGGGACCGCCCGCGCTGTGGAGCGGACATTCTCGTGAACAGTAGATTTGGACTTCAACTTCGCTTGACGCAACCTCACTAACCTCCGTGTCTCCGGGCGATGAGCAACCCGAAGAGCACATGCAAGCCGCCAAATCCGGCGGCCATGATTCCATTTGCCCAGCTTGCGGGAAGAGCGAGCGCAATCGTTCCAAACACCGCAAAGCAAATTCCCATTACCGGAACGACCCGTACTGAAAACGCGCCCCCTGTAATTACGGCCACACCATAGAGCATCAGCCACATTCCGGGAAGCGCTGCGTACAAGTGCTGCTCCATCATGATCAACGTCAATACCCCGCCCGCGGCCAGCGGCGGCACGAGGCTTAGCGCGCACTTGCGGGCAGGTATTGAATTGGCGAGCTTCGCCAGACTTCCGGTCTTTTTCACCATCGCCACGACTGAGATGAGTCCGGCCAGCACAGCCTCACCAAGCCATAGCAATACCCACGTCTCGCGAGAGTCGAGAGTACGAGCCACAATCGCTGCGGCGATCGCAGTCAAGCCGAGGGCAACAGTTCCCCAACCGGGAACGGCTGTGAAGGAGGTCGCGCTTTCCATCGTGTGGCGAATGAACTGAAGCTGGTCAAGGGCATCCGCGGAGTGCGGCGTCATCTCTGGTGTTCTCGCTTGAGTCGAGACGTACCTACGCCTGTGCGGATTTCGGCATTGCTGCATGGTAAGGAGCATGCTTCAGCGAAGATGACCGTGTCAAGTACTTTGCCGCTAAAAGGAGAGACTCATTTTGCCATTTTCCTAAACTAGAAGTGAATCGTGATCTCGCGCTCGACGTACTTTCCTGGGCTAGCAGCAGACGGAAATGTGATCTCTATCGTTTGTACTCTGTTACTCACCTGTTTCAGCTCTGCACCATTTACCGAAGCCACTTTGGCACCGTACGCGCGAAGCTCATATCGTTCGCCCCCCACGCCGGCCACTCGCACTTTCAATTCGCGGTTGTCTGTACTCCAGTGTTCTCGCGATATTTTCAAATTGACGTTGGCCGATCCGAGAGCCGGAAGCTCCTGATCGTATTGCAGGCCAAAATCATTCTCTACTCGCACAACTATTTCTCCTGTCGAAAAGGGAACGGAGACCACTGTGTGCTGATCGTTAGAATTTGCCTCAACTGTATATTTCACGGCTTTGCCGTTCCACGTAACTCCCCGCAGGCGGGCATACTTACTAAACGAGGGAGCGAACTGCAATGTGCAATCGCCGTTACCAGCAGCCTTCACTTCAAGGTGAACGCTATCCTCGCCCCTTACATACAGGATCTCCGATTGACCGCCACAAGACGGGACCTGCTGGAGGCTAACTCGGTCCCAACCGGGTGGGAAATGAGGAGCGAAGCGTACAGACTTACGGGTTTCATCGTCGCTCAATCCCAACATTCCGCGCACGATTGGGCTGATCACCATAGCTGAGGACCAGATCTGGTGCGGTGATGCAGTGCCGAGGCCTTCGTAGTAGCTGCCGGAGAGAACCTCCGTCACACGTCCCAGCGGGCCATCTAAGGAGAGCAGAGAATTCGCGCGCAAATTGGCATACGCTTCCAAGCGTCGGTGATTGCGATACTCTGCGACCGAAGCCCATCCTGTGAAGAGGGGCCAGACCGAGCCGAAATGGTATCCCGTGGGTGCGTAAAGAGGATGCTGCTCAGAGATGATTCGCATTCCCCAATCGGCAGAGTGATCCCAGTCAGCGAGATGGTCGATCGTGCTATTTGCCCGTTGCGCGCTGAAGATATCGAACCACATCGGGGCGGTGCTCAGAACCGTCGGCGTACGTACCTGTTTATTGTCCTTATCGAGGGCAAAGACGAGGGTGTGATTACCCGCGTCCCAGAATGCGTCGTTTGCTTTGGTGCGTTGCGTCGCGAATTCATGCGTTAGCGCTTCGGCTTCCGTCTGCTTTTCAGCTGCCCTGGCAAGCGAGGCCAAGGACTGCAGTGCAGCGGCAGCCAGTCCGCTCTGGTAAGACTCCGTCTCTACTGGAAGCAGCGGTCCGCCCTCGATCCAACCGTGTCCGATGCCAAAATTGCGTGGCAATCCGTTTGCGTCGTACGTGGATTTCAAAAATTGGTAAGCTCGCCACGCGTTGTCCCAGCGATCACGTGCAAAAGCTGTGTCTCCGGACGACGTAACGTAATCATTTATG encodes:
- a CDS encoding transcriptional regulator translates to MRLGIISALAVREALTFSELKRLLDATDGNLSVHARKLEDANYVVCTKSFAGRVPRTEYRITSAGRKALEQYLDHMEQIIQQTRGN